One window from the genome of Moorena sp. SIOASIH encodes:
- a CDS encoding S-(hydroxymethyl)glutathione dehydrogenase/class III alcohol dehydrogenase produces MVEIKAAVAFEAGKPLSIETVQVAEPKAGEVMVEIKATGVCHTDAYTLSGADPEGLFPAILGHEGAGVVVEVGEGVTSVQVGDHVIPLYIPECRQCEYCLSGKTNLCQAIRNTQGRGLMPDGSSRFSVDGKMLHHYMGTSTFANYTVLPEIAVAKIRKDAPFDKVCYIGCGVTTGIGAVINTAKVQPGSRVVVFGLGGIGLNVLQGARMVGASQIVGVDINPNKQELAEKFGMTDFVNPNEIEGDLVPYIIDLTKGGADYSFECIGNVKVMRQALECCHKGWGESIIIGVAGAGEEINTRPFQLVTGRVWRGTAFGGARGRTDVPKIVDWYMEGKINIDDMITHVMPLEKINDAFDLMHQGESIRSVVTFG; encoded by the coding sequence ATTGTGGAGATCAAAGCTGCAGTAGCTTTTGAAGCAGGCAAACCGTTATCCATTGAAACGGTTCAGGTAGCCGAACCTAAGGCGGGTGAGGTGATGGTGGAAATTAAAGCAACCGGAGTATGCCATACTGATGCCTATACCCTGTCTGGCGCAGATCCAGAAGGACTATTCCCAGCCATTCTAGGACATGAGGGAGCAGGTGTAGTGGTTGAGGTCGGTGAAGGGGTGACTAGCGTCCAGGTAGGAGACCATGTGATTCCCCTATATATCCCTGAGTGCCGTCAGTGTGAATACTGCTTAAGTGGTAAAACCAATCTCTGTCAGGCGATTCGGAATACCCAAGGACGTGGTTTGATGCCCGATGGTAGCAGTCGCTTCTCTGTTGATGGCAAAATGCTCCATCATTACATGGGGACATCCACCTTTGCTAACTATACCGTACTGCCAGAAATCGCAGTAGCAAAAATTCGGAAAGATGCTCCGTTTGATAAAGTTTGTTACATCGGTTGCGGAGTTACAACCGGTATTGGTGCTGTGATCAATACCGCTAAAGTTCAACCAGGTTCGAGAGTCGTGGTATTTGGACTCGGGGGAATTGGTTTGAATGTGCTCCAAGGCGCAAGAATGGTGGGTGCTAGCCAAATTGTAGGTGTTGATATTAATCCCAACAAACAAGAACTTGCTGAAAAATTCGGGATGACGGATTTTGTCAATCCTAATGAAATAGAAGGAGATTTAGTCCCTTACATTATTGATTTAACCAAAGGGGGCGCTGATTATAGTTTCGAGTGTATTGGTAATGTTAAGGTGATGCGCCAAGCCCTAGAATGTTGCCACAAAGGTTGGGGTGAATCTATTATTATTGGTGTTGCAGGTGCTGGAGAAGAAATCAATACTCGACCTTTTCAACTGGTGACTGGACGGGTCTGGCGAGGTACAGCTTTTGGGGGAGCTAGAGGACGCACGGATGTTCCTAAAATCGTAGATTGGTATATGGAAGGTAAGATTAATATTGATGATATGATTACCCATGTCATGCCCTTAGAAAAAATTAATGATGCCTTCGATTTGATGCATCAGGGTGAGTCGATTCGTAGTGTGGTGACGTTTGGATAG
- a CDS encoding COP23 domain-containing protein: protein MKRLSYIPLFSAIAFLPTVITAQVSYAQPSYAQTSYPQDRTFFCSSSDGVPATIAKTSRGEVPMVLWNSSDLGQSDSTPQELCEEVSDKFQTYYNRGELNYITTGNMNQQTVACLAEGDQDPCQVRLFPINSEKPRVGLQRIFRIRVPSSGPINETGTPIYVDLEKYLNGEYSR, encoded by the coding sequence ATGAAGAGGCTATCTTATATTCCCTTATTTAGTGCGATCGCATTTTTACCCACCGTCATCACTGCTCAAGTAAGTTATGCTCAACCAAGTTATGCTCAAACTAGTTATCCTCAAGATAGAACGTTTTTCTGCAGCAGCAGTGATGGCGTACCTGCAACCATTGCCAAAACCTCCCGGGGAGAGGTACCGATGGTTTTGTGGAATTCCTCAGACTTAGGACAGTCGGATTCTACTCCCCAGGAGTTGTGTGAAGAAGTATCTGACAAATTCCAGACTTACTACAACAGGGGTGAATTGAATTACATCACCACAGGCAATATGAATCAACAAACAGTCGCCTGTCTCGCAGAGGGTGATCAGGATCCTTGCCAAGTTAGATTATTTCCGATTAACTCTGAGAAACCAAGAGTGGGCTTGCAACGGATTTTTCGGATCCGCGTCCCCTCTTCTGGTCCGATTAATGAAACAGGTACCCCCATCTACGTCGATCTGGAAAAGTATTTGAATGGAGAGTATTCTAGGTAG
- a CDS encoding DUF2808 domain-containing protein — MNFAQGLSAALISVATILGVQSPVVVAELNQEAIASIAQQVTVLIDGQNPGSGVIIGKEGNTYSVLTAKHVVPREDEYNIIGPDNQQYGVDYSNVKQLPDVDLAIVEFTSNQNYNVAEFGNSDQLQLGKSIYIGGWSHPEPPITDNIFRFVDGTIAALPEKPLPAGYQLIYTNITRSGMSGGPVLNQKGNIIGIHGQAEGREVYLPDYETIHDKTGFNLGIPINTFLALAGKTNISLPDNSSNNSSNNSSNNSSNNSTNNPVPGISETGRSQKKHFRETPYLVEAVTTQKITYVRGATYYFTISLPEGAGSPLQQITLDQRQGVDFLERYHIDETRAFEGTRDNRGEKVSLGLVAADREERTITVTFDPPISPGKTVTIGLRPVFTPRRSGVYLLRVNVFPPGKDARGLSLGVARFHFYRSR; from the coding sequence ATGAACTTTGCCCAGGGACTATCGGCAGCGTTGATTAGTGTAGCCACCATTTTGGGAGTGCAGTCTCCAGTGGTGGTGGCTGAATTAAATCAGGAAGCGATCGCATCGATAGCGCAACAGGTCACTGTATTGATTGATGGTCAAAATCCTGGCTCAGGGGTGATTATTGGCAAAGAAGGCAATACTTACTCTGTGCTCACGGCCAAGCATGTGGTTCCCAGAGAAGATGAATATAATATTATCGGCCCTGATAACCAACAGTATGGGGTGGATTACAGCAATGTTAAACAACTCCCCGATGTCGATCTAGCAATTGTTGAATTTACCAGCAACCAAAACTACAACGTTGCTGAGTTTGGTAATTCTGACCAACTCCAATTGGGCAAGAGTATTTATATCGGAGGCTGGTCTCATCCTGAACCACCGATCACAGACAATATCTTTAGATTTGTTGATGGGACTATTGCGGCGTTGCCCGAAAAACCATTACCGGCAGGCTATCAGTTAATTTATACCAATATTACCCGCAGCGGTATGAGTGGTGGTCCGGTTTTGAACCAAAAAGGTAATATTATTGGCATTCATGGACAAGCGGAGGGACGAGAAGTTTATCTGCCAGATTATGAAACAATTCACGACAAGACCGGGTTTAACCTAGGCATTCCCATCAACACCTTTTTAGCTTTAGCCGGAAAAACCAATATTAGTTTACCAGACAATTCTAGTAATAATTCTAGTAATAATTCTAGTAATAATTCTAGTAATAATTCTACTAATAATCCTGTGCCAGGGATTAGTGAGACAGGACGCTCCCAGAAAAAGCATTTCAGAGAGACGCCCTATTTAGTTGAAGCAGTCACTACTCAAAAGATCACTTATGTACGCGGAGCGACCTACTATTTCACCATTAGCTTACCAGAAGGTGCGGGATCACCCTTGCAACAGATTACCCTTGACCAACGGCAGGGGGTAGACTTTCTGGAACGATACCACATTGATGAGACCAGAGCCTTTGAAGGGACCCGAGACAACAGAGGAGAAAAGGTATCTCTGGGTTTAGTAGCTGCGGATCGCGAAGAACGAACCATTACCGTAACCTTTGACCCGCCAATATCCCCGGGAAAAACCGTTACTATTGGTTTGCGTCCGGTATTTACCCCTCGCAGGAGTGGGGTTTATTTATTAAGAGTAAACGTTTTTCCCCCAGGTAAAGATGCTCGTGGTTTATCACTGGGAGTAGCACGATTTCATTTCTATCGTTCGCGATAG
- a CDS encoding helix-turn-helix domain-containing protein: MKKPLPLTEAQQELIKQYSSCQLRMTPRAFYGKWQVTQSMMAMICSRSVETVARWFSRGSNYLRPQPSDLRHLGLMDFLLEHFEEIPEELRNVLCPPKQDQ, translated from the coding sequence ATGAAAAAACCTCTTCCTCTGACTGAGGCACAGCAAGAACTGATTAAACAGTACAGCTCCTGCCAACTGAGGATGACACCCAGGGCATTCTACGGCAAGTGGCAAGTTACTCAATCAATGATGGCAATGATTTGCTCTCGTTCGGTGGAGACGGTGGCACGGTGGTTTAGCCGAGGCTCTAATTATCTGCGGCCTCAACCATCGGACTTGCGCCATCTGGGTCTGATGGATTTTCTTCTGGAGCATTTTGAGGAGATTCCTGAAGAACTGCGGAATGTCCTGTGTCCCCCAAAGCAGGATCAGTAA
- a CDS encoding S-layer family protein, translating to MKPRIDRLVAASPFVLCSLLGATTALGQITPDNTLGNESSVVTPNVNVNGDLADLIEGGAIRDSNLFHSFSDFNVAEFGRVYFGLPAGVANILSRVTGANVSNILGTLGVLGNANLFVINPNGIFFGPNSRLELGGSFFGSTADSVLFDNGFQFSATNPDAPPLLTIKGPLGLQYGEHSGSIRAQGISGVQSFFQGLGLRVQPGKTLALVGSDITLEGFFLEARGGRIELGSVAGPGMVSLTPKGQGWVLGYEGIENFRDIGILRSFISTSVEEENDLAAQDNDGAISIRGSQLDMGGTSVVRANTFTSLPGGDITIDVRQLTLRDGANLSSSAFKEGKAGNVTVNASESVKVIDGLIRSRFPSSLSASTDGAGDGGAILINTDFFLLQNGGQVATSTSGGGNAGNLTVNASEVQVIGGQLPSALNTQVNPNGTGKAGNLSITTGKLLVQDGGQVSASTFGDGNGGSLTVNASEVQVIGPEFPSRLSTQTIRTGKAGDLNITTGQLLIQDGAQVSAGTFGDGDGGTLSVNASEVQVIGRSADGNSPSGLIVAASQRSKGNAGNLNLTTGVLLVQDGARVLASTFGDGDGGTLSVDATESVQVIGTSTDGKFPSGLSTETQGTGNAGDLNITTRELLVEDGAEVSARSFRQGRRAGDLVINANSIFLNNDGIITAETAGEQGNINLFSSDIRLRNQSNITTDAENATGGNINIHTDTLVGLENSDITANALEGPGGSVTITAEGIFGLEFRDRLTPENDITATSNLGSSFSGEVILNTPEVDPTSGLTELPGSPVDAEAILANDLCGFENNRIAGGSSFTITGKGGLPPTPEDSVINTDRTVSWRSRPGLASTRQALQQQPKAFGHATRTVRRPQPPQEKKVIIEAQGWVRAKDGTIILTAQPFRGTPVEQILPHLDCHSGVGSRESGIGSREQGTGNRE from the coding sequence ATGAAACCTAGAATTGACCGACTTGTGGCAGCAAGTCCCTTTGTTCTGTGTTCTCTACTGGGTGCAACTACTGCATTAGGTCAAATCACCCCAGATAATACCTTGGGGAATGAAAGCTCTGTAGTAACGCCCAATGTCAATGTTAACGGAGACCTAGCGGATTTGATAGAAGGTGGGGCGATTAGAGACAGTAATCTCTTCCACAGCTTTTCGGATTTTAATGTGGCTGAGTTCGGGCGAGTTTATTTTGGCTTACCTGCTGGAGTTGCCAACATCCTGAGTCGAGTAACTGGAGCAAATGTTTCCAATATTTTGGGGACTCTGGGAGTGTTGGGTAATGCTAACTTGTTTGTGATCAATCCAAACGGTATTTTCTTCGGTCCCAATAGCAGACTAGAGCTGGGAGGCTCATTTTTTGGGAGTACTGCTGATAGTGTGTTGTTTGACAATGGTTTTCAATTCAGCGCCACCAACCCAGATGCTCCACCTCTGTTAACGATTAAGGGGCCTCTTGGTTTGCAATATGGAGAACACTCAGGCAGTATTAGGGCACAAGGAATTAGTGGTGTCCAGAGTTTCTTTCAAGGACTAGGGCTAAGAGTGCAACCGGGTAAAACGTTAGCTCTTGTAGGAAGCGATATTACCTTAGAAGGATTTTTTCTAGAAGCGCGAGGTGGTCGGATTGAACTGGGTAGCGTTGCTGGTCCGGGTATGGTAAGTTTGACACCAAAGGGGCAAGGTTGGGTTTTGGGATACGAAGGTATTGAGAACTTTCGGGATATCGGAATACTGAGGTCTTTTATCAGTACTAGCGTTGAAGAAGAAAATGACCTGGCTGCCCAAGACAACGACGGAGCAATTTCCATCCGGGGTTCACAGTTAGATATGGGTGGAACCTCTGTCGTTAGAGCAAACACATTCACGTCATTACCCGGTGGAGATATAACCATCGATGTTCGTCAGTTGACCCTTAGGGATGGAGCAAACCTATCAAGTAGTGCTTTTAAAGAGGGAAAGGCGGGAAACGTGACTGTGAATGCTTCTGAGTCTGTGAAAGTTATTGATGGGTTGATTCGATCTCGATTTCCTAGCAGCCTCTCTGCTTCCACTGATGGTGCGGGAGATGGGGGAGCAATACTGATTAACACTGACTTTTTTTTACTTCAGAATGGAGGACAAGTTGCTACTAGTACTAGTGGTGGAGGAAACGCAGGAAACTTGACTGTGAATGCCTCTGAAGTTCAAGTAATTGGTGGTCAGTTGCCTAGCGCCTTGAATACTCAAGTTAATCCAAATGGAACAGGAAAAGCTGGAAATTTAAGTATTACTACTGGGAAGTTACTTGTTCAAGATGGAGGACAAGTTAGCGCTAGCACTTTTGGTGATGGGAACGGAGGAAGCTTAACTGTGAACGCCTCTGAAGTTCAAGTAATTGGTCCTGAGTTTCCCAGCAGATTATCTACTCAAACTATTCGGACAGGGAAAGCCGGAGATTTGAACATTACAACCGGGCAGTTACTTATTCAAGATGGAGCACAAGTGAGCGCTGGCACTTTTGGTGATGGAGATGGAGGAACCTTGAGTGTGAATGCCTCTGAAGTTCAAGTAATTGGTAGATCAGCCGATGGTAATTCTCCTAGCGGCTTGATTGTTGCAGCTAGTCAAAGGTCAAAAGGAAATGCGGGAAATTTAAACCTTACCACTGGAGTGTTACTTGTTCAAGATGGAGCAAGAGTTTTAGCTAGCACTTTTGGTGATGGGGACGGAGGAACCTTGAGTGTAGATGCCACTGAATCTGTTCAAGTGATTGGTACCTCAACTGATGGTAAGTTTCCCAGCGGCTTGTCTACTGAAACTCAAGGCACAGGAAATGCGGGAGATTTGAACATTACCACTAGGGAGTTACTTGTTGAAGATGGAGCAGAAGTTTCAGCTAGAAGCTTTAGACAGGGGAGGAGAGCAGGCGACCTAGTGATTAATGCTAACTCTATCTTCCTTAACAACGATGGAATTATCACAGCAGAAACAGCAGGAGAGCAAGGCAACATTAACCTATTTTCCAGTGACATTCGACTTCGCAACCAAAGCAACATTACAACCGATGCCGAGAACGCCACTGGCGGCAATATAAACATTCATACTGACACCTTAGTAGGTCTGGAAAATAGCGACATCACTGCCAATGCCCTAGAAGGCCCAGGAGGTAGTGTTACTATTACTGCCGAAGGCATCTTTGGCTTAGAGTTTCGAGACCGTCTAACTCCAGAAAATGACATCACCGCCACCTCCAACCTTGGCTCATCCTTCAGCGGTGAAGTAATACTCAACACCCCAGAGGTAGACCCGACCTCAGGCTTAACGGAATTGCCAGGAAGCCCGGTAGATGCAGAAGCGATCCTGGCCAATGACCTTTGTGGCTTTGAGAATAATCGGATTGCTGGAGGGAGTTCCTTTACCATTACCGGAAAAGGAGGTTTACCACCGACTCCAGAGGATTCAGTGATTAATACCGACAGAACAGTGAGCTGGAGAAGTCGTCCTGGGTTAGCCAGCACCAGACAAGCATTACAGCAGCAACCCAAGGCCTTTGGCCACGCTACGCGAACAGTGAGACGCCCTCAACCTCCCCAGGAAAAAAAAGTGATTATCGAAGCCCAAGGCTGGGTCAGAGCAAAGGATGGCACAATTATTCTGACGGCGCAACCGTTTAGGGGTACTCCTGTTGAGCAGATATTGCCCCATCTTGATTGTCATTCGGGAGTCGGGAGTCGGGAGTCGGGAATAGGGAGTAGGGAACAGGGAACAGGGAACAGGGAATAG
- a CDS encoding helix-turn-helix domain-containing protein, whose product MMISTAQAAELLGVSATRVRFLLSKGRVKGAYKVGRTWVIPLFDGMPVVTPGTRGPKRNWSKRREYTKAVIHVNQRVIRNNLKTGERNPVITVKRGSNNIYGHTVEVNGPCRVMYRPDNPLHCGARVWIETISDFKVS is encoded by the coding sequence ATGATGATTTCTACCGCTCAAGCCGCTGAATTACTAGGTGTTTCTGCCACTCGTGTCCGTTTCCTTTTGAGTAAGGGCAGAGTTAAAGGGGCTTATAAAGTCGGTAGAACTTGGGTGATTCCTTTGTTTGATGGCATGCCGGTGGTCACCCCTGGTACTCGCGGACCAAAGCGGAACTGGTCAAAGCGCAGAGAGTACACTAAAGCTGTGATTCACGTTAATCAGAGGGTAATTCGCAACAATCTCAAGACCGGGGAGCGCAATCCTGTGATTACGGTAAAGCGGGGTTCTAACAATATTTATGGTCATACGGTGGAAGTCAATGGCCCCTGTCGGGTGATGTATCGCCCGGATAATCCATTACATTGTGGGGCTAGGGTGTGGATTGAGACGATTTCTGATTTTAAGGTGAGCTAA